Below is a window of Georgenia soli DNA.
CCTCGGTTGCGCGCGGCGCTCACCCCCGCGTTCGTCGAGCTGGTCAGCACCCGCACGCGCGGGTCCTCGATCGACCGCACCCGGGCGACGGTGTCGTCTGTCGAGCCGTCGTCGACCACCACGACCTCGAGGTCCGTGAACGTCTGCCGCAGCACGCTCGCGACCGCCTGCTCGATCGTGGCGGCCCGGTTGTAGCTCGCGATGACGACCGAGACCGCCGGCCTGGCCCCACCTCCGGCGGACGTCGCGCCGTCGGAACCTGCCGGTCGGGACATCGGGGCCCTCCAGGTCGCAGCTCGTGGGACAGCGGCTCGGTCGGCGGTGGCCGAGCTCGGGCCTCATGATCCCGCGGGGGACCGTCCCGTCGACCGGTTTCGCCGAGGAGAACGCCGTGACTTCCCTCGCGAGGATGAGTACGCCCTCACTTCACTCGTGCCGACGAGAACGCCCTCACTTCGCTTGTGGGGACGAGAACGCCCTAAGTGCGCGATGACCGGCGCAAACGCGCACTTAGGGCGTTCTCGCCGGGCCTGCTGTGCACACGCCAATCCGGCCACGCACCGGCGGTTCATCCGTACGCTCGGCGAGATGGACGAGGTGCGTGCCAGCGTCGTCATCCCCGCCCTGAACGCGGCGGCGACGATCGGGACCCAGCTGCGGGCCCTCAGCGCGCAGACGTACGACGCCCCCTGGGAGGTCGTCGTCGTCGACAACGGTTCGACGGACACCACCGTCGAGGTCTGCGAGCAGTTCGCCGCCGAGATCCCCCGGCTCCGGGTGATCCGCTGCGAGCGCCCCGGGACCAGCGCCGCGCGGAACGCGGGCGCGGCCGCCGCGTCGTCGGACCTCCTGCTGTTCTGCGACGCCGACGACGAGGCGGGGCCGGGCTGGGTCGGCGCCATGTGCGCGGCGCTGGAGCGCGCCGACGCGGCGGGCGGAGCGATCGAGAGCGAGCGGCTCAACCCTGGCCGCGCGTCCTACCTGCCCCGCCACCCCGACCATCTCCCCGTCTCCGCCGGGTTCCTGCCACGTGCGATCAGCGCGAACCTCGGCGTGCGGAGGTCGGCGTTCGAGGACGTCGGCGGGTTCGACGAGACCTTCACCTACGCCTCCGACGACACCGACCTCTGCTGGCGGCTGCAGCTCGCCGGGCACTCCCTGACGTACGCGCCGGCGGCGGTGGTCCACTACCGGTACCGGGACACGAGGTCCGCCGTCGCCAGGAAGGCGTACCGGCTCGGCCGGGCGCGCGCCCGCCTGTTCCGCGAGTACCGCGAGCGCGGCATGCCGCGCCCGCGGACGGTCGGCGTCGGGCTGCGCTGGACGCGCCTCGCCGTCGCGCTCCCGCTGGTCCCCGTGCTGCCGAAGGTGCGCTGGTGGTGGCTGGAGAACGCGTCCGCGGCCGCCGGGCAGGTGGCCGGCAGCCTGCGGTACCGGGTCTGGTACCTGTGAGCCTCGCTCGACGGGGACACGCGCCGACCCCCTGATCTGAGGTCTCAATCCGGACACAACGCGGCATGCCGCGGAGTACGGTCGGCGAGCGAGTGATAAAGGCATCTGCTCGACCGTCCGCGCCACACATCTGCGCGCAGGAGAGAGAATCACATGGATCTGTTCAGCATCCTCGGCGCCTCACTGCGACGCTGGTACGTCACGGTCCTCGTCGTCGCGGTCACGGGTCTGCTGGCGTTCCAGTCGTACAAGGCCGTCGAGCCCGTGTACACGGGGATGGTCTCGCTGGTGGTCCTGCCCAGCCTCGAGCAGACCCTCGCGGCCTCCGCGGACCCCGAGGACGAGCTCGCCCAGGACAAGAACCCCTACGCCGGGCAGGGCGGGTCACAGTTCGCGGTCGCGGTCCTCAAGCGCAACATCAACAGCACGGCCTTCCGGGAGCGGCTGGACCTGGAGAAGAACGAGACGATCCTGGCCGAGACGGCGAACTCCCAGCCGATCCTGGAGATCACGGCCTCCGCCAACACGCCGGCGGACGTCCGCAGACTGCTCGATCTCGTCACGGCCGAGGCCTCCGTGGTTCTCAACGAGTTCCAGGAGACCGCCGGCGCCCCCGTGGAGACGCGCTACCGGACGGCGCCCGCCGTGCCGCCGGGCACCGTCGAGGACGTCACGCCCAGCCGCCTGCGTGTCGCCGGCGCGATCGCCGTGATGGGCTGCGCCGTGGCCGCCGGGCTGGCGACCACGCTCGACCTGCTGCTCGCCCGGCGGAAGGCGCGCCGCCAGGGGGCCGCGGCGCCCGCAGCGCCTGACGACGCCGGCGGCTCCGCCGTCGTCGCGGAGGCCGCCGCACCGGCACCGGCCGCCACCCGGGCTGCGCGACGCGCCGCTCCGGCCGGTGCCGCGCCGACGAGCCCGCCCGACGGCGCCGCAGCGGTCACGCGCACCACGCGGAGCGCCCCGGCCAACGGCACCACCCGGCCCATCGTCGTCGCCGGCCGCGCGGCACGGCGAGGTCAGGGCGACAGCGGCACGGCCGCGGTCCGGGACGAGCCGGTGCGCGTGCGCTCCGGCGCCGACCCCTCCGCCGTCGCCCGGCCGACGGCCGCCACGCCCGCGACGCCCGGCACCCCACTGACGCCCGCGACACCGGGCGAGCCGGCCGCGCACGCGTCGGGCAACGGGCGCACCGACAGGCAGGGACGGGCCGTGCCCGTGGCCGGTGACCGACGCTGGGCGTCCGGCGCCGCACCGACCAACGGAGCACGCGGCGTCCCCGAGGAAGCGGCCCTCGTCCCGGAGCCCTGATGGGCGCCCTGGCACCGACGCTCCCGGGACGGCGTCCGCCCGGCCCGTGGGCCGCGGTCCTGGCGCTGCCGCTGGTCGCTTTCGTCATCCCGTCGAGCCTCGTGATCGCCGGCCCGCTGCACTCGAACGGCTGGCCCGGGCGGCTCCTGGTCTTCTGGATCGCGGGGGCGTTCGCGCTGGGCTGGATCGTCCGGCAGCGACCGCGGCGTACGTCGCCGGCCGAGGTCGGCTGCTGGCTGCTGCTGCTCGGGCTGACGTTCTCCCTCGCCGCGGCAGGTCTGCGCACGCTGAGCGACGTCGAGGCGGCCGGGGTCCTGCGTTACGCGCTCGTGCTCTTCCCCCTCGTGGTGCTGGCGATCGGCGTCGCCTCCAGCGCCTCGCCGCGGCTGTGCGACGCGCTGCTGCTGGGCATCTTCGTGGGCGCGGTCTTCAGCTCGTTCATCGCGGTCGCCCAGTTCGTCGTGCCGTTCAGCTGGGAGGAGCTGCTGCAGCTCCCGGGTCTGGACGCGCGCGGCAACCACGACGAGCTGACGCGCGGTGACTTCTTCCGGGTCCAGGGCACCACCGTGCACCCGATCGAGTTCGGCGTGATCGCCGGGGCCGCGGTGCCGCTCGGCCTCCACCTCGCCCGGTACGTTCCCTCCAGGCTGGGCCGCCAGCTCGCCACCCTCAGCACCCTCGGGGTGATCGGGTCCATCCCCCTGTCGATCTCACGTTCCGGCGTCCTCGTGCTGATGCTCGCGGTGGCGGCCTACGCGGTCGTGCTCAGCCCGCGGCAGCGGGCCACCGCCCTCGTCCTCGGCATGGCGGGGCTGCTGCTGTTCCGTGCCGCGATCCCGGGGCTCCTGGGCACGGTGCTCGGCGCCTTCACGGACGCGGAGACCGACACGAGCATCAGCTCGCGGACCGACGGCATCGCCGCGGTGACGGGCATGATCGAGAAACAGCCGATCCTCGGCTACGGGCTCGGCACGTTCCGCCCCGAGGAGTACATCTTTCTCGACAACCAGTACCTCATGTCGTTGGTCGAGGGCGGGCTGGTGCTGGTGGCCGGCATCCTCGCGTGGGTCTTCCTCGCCCTCGCCAGCGCCCGTGGCGCCGCCCGGCGTGGCGACGCGGTGGCGGCCTCACGCGCCCAGGCGGTCTTCGCCGGGATCCTGGCGATCGCTGCCTCCGGCGCCTTCTTCGACCTGTTCAGCTTCGCCCAGGTCACCGTGATGCTCTTCCTCCTTGTCGGGGTGGCGGGTGCGCTCTGGCACGACGGCGTCGCGACCGGCAGGCCCCTGCCCTCGCCGATCGCCCGCTTCCGTGCCGGGGCGGCGGGCCTCGGGAAGCCGGTGGTCGCGGCCGGCGTCGCGACGCCCGCGGCCGTCACGCCCGGCGCCGCGGGAGCGGCCGGCGAGGTCAGTGCGCTCGGCGCAGGAAGGACGACGTGACGATGTCGGCACCTCCCCCACCGATGTCCTCAGCTCCCCGACCGACCGCGAGCGTGGTCATCGCGGCGCACGACGAGGAGCACGTCATCGGACGGTGCCTGCGCGCGCTGCTCACGGGCGCGACGCCCGGAGAGCTCGAGATCACGGTGGTCGCCAACGGCTGCACCGACCGCACCGCTCAGGTGGCCGCCGGTCATCCCGGCGTGCGGGTGGTGGAGATCCGGGAGGCGAACAAGTCCAGGGCGCTCAACGTCGGCGACCGGGCTACCACCGCCTTCCCGCGCGTGTATCTGGACGCCGATCTCGAGGCGAGCCCCGACATGGTCCGTGAGCTCTGCCGGGCGCTGCGGCAGGCGCCGAGTGACGAGACCCGAACACCGGAGCAGGTGACGGACGACGGCGCCCTGCCGCTCGCCGTCGCCCCTCGCCGCGCCGTGGACACCCGGGGGCGCCCGTGGCCGGTCCGCGCCTACTACGCCGTGAACACTCGGCTGCCCACGTTCGAGGGCAGTCTCTTCGGCCGCGGCATGTTCGCCCTGTCCGAGCAGGGGCGCGCCCGGTTCGGGGAATTCCCGGACCTCGTCTCCGACGACATGTTCGTCGACGCCCAGTTCGCCCGGCACGAGAAGCGGCAGGTCGACTCCGTGGTCATGGTCGTCCCGGCGCCGCTGCGCACCCGCGACCTCACGCGCCGGCTCGTGCGGGTCTGGTCCGGCGCCCGGCAGCTGCGCGACGCCGCCGGCACCGGCGAGGTGACCGGCGAGGTGCGGGGCTCGGACCGGTGGGCCTGGCTGCGCGACGTCGTCGTCCCCGAGCCCCGGCTCGTGCCGGCGGGCATCGTCTACGTGCTGCTGACCCTCGGTGCCGGGGCGCTCGCGCGCGTGCGCGCGGGTCAGGTGTGGGAGCGCGACGAGTCCACCCGCGCGGCCGGTGCTGCGGCGGGCAGCCGGTGAGCGCGAGGGCGCCCGTGGCCGACGGGACGGTGCTGAACGTCTGCTTCCACGGGATCGGCACGCCGCGTCGCGAGCTCGAGGACGGGGAGGCGCGGTACTGGGTCACGACCCAGCGGTACCTGCGCATCCTCGACGAGCTCGCGACCTGGCCCGAGGTCCGCCTCAGCTTCGACGACGGCAACGCCTCCGACGTCGACCACGGCCTGGAGCCGCTGGTGGAGCGCGGCCTGACCGCGACGTTCTTCCTGGTCGCCGCCCGCCTCGGCACCCCGGGCAGCCTGACCGACGACGACGTCCGCGCGCTGCTCGCGCGCGGCATGCGGATCGGCACGCACGGCATGGACCACCGCAGCTGGCGCGGGATGGACGACGGCGCACGCCGGCGCGAGCTCGTCGACGCGCGCGAGCACCTCGCGCGCCTGTCCGGCACCGCCGTGGACGAGGCGGCGCTGCCGCGCGGGGAGTACGACCGCAGGGTGCTGGCGAGCCTGCGGTCGCTCGGGTACGCCGCCGTGCACACGAGCGACCGTCGCCCGGCGCGGCGCGGCGCGTGGCTGCAGCCGCGCTTCAGCGTCCGGGCGACCGACACGCCGGCCTCGCTGCGCGCGGAGGTGCTGGCCGCCCCGTCGCTGGGGCGCCGTTTGGAGCGGTCCGTCAAGGGAGCTGTCAAGCGTCTGCGGTGAGCGGCCGGGGCACGTGCTGCCTCGTGGGCGTGCCCCGCACTGCCGTCCCCGGGGCTACCGTCCCCCGGGCTGCCGTCCCCGGGCTACCGTCCCCCGGGCTGCCGTCCGCGGGGCTGCCGTCCCCCGGGCTGCCGTCCACCGGCCCGCCGCCCTCGGGCGGCGGCACTCAGGTCAGCAGGTGCGGACCGGGCCGGCCCCCGAGCCAGCGGGGGCTGACCATCGCGCGCACCGCGGCGCGGCTGTTCTGCCGGCCGAGCGCGGCACGGCTGGCCTCCCGAAGGAGGACGACGAGCCAGAACGGCACGGCGCGCGCGAGTCCGTGGCGACGCCGGAAGAGGCGGACCTTGTTGGTCACCAGGAGGGCCCAGAGGCCCGGCGAGCTGCCGGAGCCGCCCTCGAGGTGGACAGCGCCGGCACTCGGCACGTACCGCGTGACCAGGCCGGCGTCCCGGGCGCGCAGGCCGAAGTCCACCTCCTCGGAGTACAGAAAGTACGACTCGTCCCACGGTCCGCACCGCCGCCAGCACGCGGCACTGATGAGCTGTGTGGAGCCCTCGGCCCAGTCGGTGGTCTGCTCCGAGCCGTACCGGCGGCCGTCAGTGACCATCTCTCCGAGCGCGTCGTTGCGTCCCGCGCGCCCGGTTCCGAGCACGGCGTCGCCGAGGGCACGCAGCAGCGTGGGCTCTCGGCGCATCGAGGCGATCAGCTCGCCGTGGGCGTCGACGAGCCGGGGCACCGCGATGCCGGTGCCGGGCTCCCGGAGCGCCTGCAGCAGGGTCGGCACGCACCCCGGCCCCAGGCGCACGTCGGAGTTGAGCACGAGGATCGCGGTGTGCGGCCCCGCCGCCGCCACGGCCGCGTTGACCCCCGCGGCATAGCCCGCGTTGCGCCCCATCTGGACGATCCGCGCTTCGGGCGCCAGCTCCCGGACGACGGCGACACTGCCGTCCGAGGACGCGTTGTCCGCGACCACGAGCTCCCAGGGCACGTCACCCATGCCCTCGGGCAGGGACTCGAGGAGGCCTGGCAGCAACGGCTCGCTGTTGTAGGTCACGACGGCGACCACCACGCGCTCCGTCGCGGCCTGCGAGTACCCGACCGACTCATGCTCGACGCCCTCCGCCACGGCCTGCGAGTACCCGACCGGCTCGTGCTCGACGCGCTCCGCCACGGCGTCCTGAAGCGCGCTCGCGGTGTCCACGCCGACGCCGTCCGGCGGTGCGGGCCCTACCTCTGCCCGTCCCGCCGACGCCTGGTCCACTCCTGCGCGGTCCACCCCCGCACGGTATCCATCCGCGCCCCCGCGACGGGGTGCTTCGGCGGCAATATCGCGGCGCCACGACCCAGCCCCGCCACCTGTCGCCTGACGCCAGGGCCCCGGCGCCGCTACCTGCCGACCGACGCCACGGCCCCTCAGCGGGCACACTGGTGCGCTAGCAGGCATCGAGCACCCGAAGGAGAGCGGCCGCATGACGAGCACACCAACCCGCACCGTGCCCACACCGGTCAACGTGACCACCGCCGACGGCGAGATGCCCGCCCACCTCTGGCTGCCGCCGTCGGGAAGCGGTCCGGGTCTGGTGCTGCTGCAGGAGATCTTCGGGGTCTCGGAGTACATCCGGGCGCGTGGCGCGGACCTGGCGGCGCTGGGGTACGTGGTGCTCGCGCCCGAGACGTACTGGCGGCTCGGGCGCACGACGGTGGACGAGTCGCGCGAGGACTTCCTGGACCAGGCGATGGAACTGGTCGGCCAGGTGGACTGGGACGCCGCGGTCGCGGACGCCGTGGACGCCGTCGCGGCGCTGCGCGGACGGCCCGAGGTGAGTGGCGGCGTCGGGGTCATGGGGTTCTGCTTCGGCGGCGGGCTGGCGTTCAACGTCGCCGCGGTCACGGACGTCGACGTGCTCGTGTCCTACTGCGGGTCGGCGCTGCCGAACCTGCTCGGCCTCGCCGAGCAGGTCACCGCGCCGAGCCTGCACCACTTCGGGAGCGCCGACGCGTACATCCCGCCGGAGACCGTGGAGGCCATCCGTGCAGCGGTCGACGGCCCGGAGGTGGAGTTCCACCTGCACGACGGCGCCGGCCATGCGTTCGACAACCCGCACCCGCTGTTCCACCACGCGGCGGCCTCGGCGACCGCGTGGGCGCAGACGGTGGACTTCCTGCGGCGCACCTTCCCCGCCGGGTAGGCGGTCTGTCCGCACCGTTTCGGTGCATGTTGCTTCGTTACGCGCATGTTGCAGCGTGCACGCAAAGAAGGAACGTGCACCGCATTGGGGCATGATCTCGACCAGCTACCTCTCGCTGTGCAGCCCGGCACGCGCCATCGTCCCGGCGAAGAGCTCCCGGTTCCACACCTCTGCCCAGCCCCAGCGCACCACTGCGGACACGAGGCGCCGCAGTCGGTCCTCCCGCAACTTCTCCCGGTACACGATCTCCGAAGTGTCGAGCCGCGGGTCGGCGTCGCCCGGGACGTACTTGCCCCGTCCGTCGAACTCCCCGACGAGGCGAAACCGCTCCCACCAGAAGTCGACCCTGGCGACGAAGCCGGCGGCGTCTCGGAACTCCACCTGCAGGTCGGGAACCGGGAGCCGTAGCTCGTGCATGCGCACCCTGCTCAGCGACTCGCCGACCGACTGGGCGCGACCGTCCGCGAACCTCAGCACTCGCTCGGCTCTGCGGTGCCCGTGCATTCTCCGGACGTCGAGCAGAGATACCTCGAGCTCTTCTCTCGTGGCCAGCCCGTTCGCCAGCACGTGATCGGCCGCCACGACGCCGTTGAGGAAGCTGGAGGTGCGCGCGAGGTCAATGACGGTGCGGGCGACGCTGGTGGTGTGCAGCCCGTCGACCGTCACGACCTCCGGCATCCGGGGCACACCGTGGCGGATGACCGTGGTGCTCGAGCGACCGCCCGTCGTCCGCTCCCGCACCGCGTGCACAACCGTGGGCCATGAGCCGATCCGTGGAAATCCGTGCAGGACGGCGGCGGACTCGTGCGACAGCACGACCGGCGTCCGGGTCGCCGCGACCGTCGCGTGGACCAGGTACCGGTACCGGGACTCAGGGCGCGCGCTGTTCCAGGCGGTGGCGGGCACGTACGCGCCCCGGCGAACACGGGTGAGGTCGTTGTCCCGGACCGCTCGCCGGATCTCCCCCGGCCCGAGCCCTTGAGCGGTCAGGTCGGCGCTGAGGACAAGTCCGGAGGAGTGAGTCGGTTCCATGCCCCGCACGGTGCCGTGCGCACGGTCCGATGCGGGTGGTCTCTGTGGACAACGATGGATCCCACCGGCGTGTGGACAACGGTGGGTACGGACATGTCGGAGAACCGTCGGTCCCGCGGGCGCGCATGGACCTAGGCACGTGGAGCCGCGGACACCTCAGCCTCCGGTTTCGGTGCACGTTCCTTCGTTCAGTGCCCGTTGAAACAGGCACCGAACGAAGGAACGTGCACCAAGGACAGCAACGTGCACGCAGAGGTCGGACCCGGCCTGGACGTCTGCGGGGCGGGCCGGGTGCCGGCGGGACGGGGGCCTACGCCACGCCGTCGAAGAGCGAGGTCACCGAGCCGTCGTCGAACACCTCGCGGATGGCACGCGCCAGCAGCGGGGCGATGGGGAGGATCGTCAGCTGCGGGAACTGCTTGTCGCTCGGGATCGGCAGGGTGTCCGTGACGATGACCTCACGGGCCCCGCACTCGGACAGCCGCTGGGCGGCCGGGTCGGAGAGCACCCCGTGCGTGGCGGCCACGATCACGTCGGACGCGCCGGCCGCGAGGACCACCTTGACCGCCTCGGCGATGGTGCCGCCGGTGTCGATGAGGTCGTCGACGAGGACGGCGGTGCGGCCCTCGAC
It encodes the following:
- a CDS encoding dienelactone hydrolase family protein gives rise to the protein MTSTPTRTVPTPVNVTTADGEMPAHLWLPPSGSGPGLVLLQEIFGVSEYIRARGADLAALGYVVLAPETYWRLGRTTVDESREDFLDQAMELVGQVDWDAAVADAVDAVAALRGRPEVSGGVGVMGFCFGGGLAFNVAAVTDVDVLVSYCGSALPNLLGLAEQVTAPSLHHFGSADAYIPPETVEAIRAAVDGPEVEFHLHDGAGHAFDNPHPLFHHAAASATAWAQTVDFLRRTFPAG
- a CDS encoding polysaccharide deacetylase family protein, with product MADGTVLNVCFHGIGTPRRELEDGEARYWVTTQRYLRILDELATWPEVRLSFDDGNASDVDHGLEPLVERGLTATFFLVAARLGTPGSLTDDDVRALLARGMRIGTHGMDHRSWRGMDDGARRRELVDAREHLARLSGTAVDEAALPRGEYDRRVLASLRSLGYAAVHTSDRRPARRGAWLQPRFSVRATDTPASLRAEVLAAPSLGRRLERSVKGAVKRLR
- a CDS encoding glycosyltransferase; amino-acid sequence: MDEVRASVVIPALNAAATIGTQLRALSAQTYDAPWEVVVVDNGSTDTTVEVCEQFAAEIPRLRVIRCERPGTSAARNAGAAAASSDLLLFCDADDEAGPGWVGAMCAALERADAAGGAIESERLNPGRASYLPRHPDHLPVSAGFLPRAISANLGVRRSAFEDVGGFDETFTYASDDTDLCWRLQLAGHSLTYAPAAVVHYRYRDTRSAVARKAYRLGRARARLFREYRERGMPRPRTVGVGLRWTRLAVALPLVPVLPKVRWWWLENASAAAGQVAGSLRYRVWYL
- a CDS encoding glycosyltransferase family 2 protein — protein: MDRAGVDQASAGRAEVGPAPPDGVGVDTASALQDAVAERVEHEPVGYSQAVAEGVEHESVGYSQAATERVVVAVVTYNSEPLLPGLLESLPEGMGDVPWELVVADNASSDGSVAVVRELAPEARIVQMGRNAGYAAGVNAAVAAAGPHTAILVLNSDVRLGPGCVPTLLQALREPGTGIAVPRLVDAHGELIASMRREPTLLRALGDAVLGTGRAGRNDALGEMVTDGRRYGSEQTTDWAEGSTQLISAACWRRCGPWDESYFLYSEEVDFGLRARDAGLVTRYVPSAGAVHLEGGSGSSPGLWALLVTNKVRLFRRRHGLARAVPFWLVVLLREASRAALGRQNSRAAVRAMVSPRWLGGRPGPHLLT
- a CDS encoding type IV toxin-antitoxin system AbiEi family antitoxin domain-containing protein produces the protein MEPTHSSGLVLSADLTAQGLGPGEIRRAVRDNDLTRVRRGAYVPATAWNSARPESRYRYLVHATVAATRTPVVLSHESAAVLHGFPRIGSWPTVVHAVRERTTGGRSSTTVIRHGVPRMPEVVTVDGLHTTSVARTVIDLARTSSFLNGVVAADHVLANGLATREELEVSLLDVRRMHGHRRAERVLRFADGRAQSVGESLSRVRMHELRLPVPDLQVEFRDAAGFVARVDFWWERFRLVGEFDGRGKYVPGDADPRLDTSEIVYREKLREDRLRRLVSAVVRWGWAEVWNRELFAGTMARAGLHSER
- a CDS encoding O-antigen ligase family protein; this translates as MGALAPTLPGRRPPGPWAAVLALPLVAFVIPSSLVIAGPLHSNGWPGRLLVFWIAGAFALGWIVRQRPRRTSPAEVGCWLLLLGLTFSLAAAGLRTLSDVEAAGVLRYALVLFPLVVLAIGVASSASPRLCDALLLGIFVGAVFSSFIAVAQFVVPFSWEELLQLPGLDARGNHDELTRGDFFRVQGTTVHPIEFGVIAGAAVPLGLHLARYVPSRLGRQLATLSTLGVIGSIPLSISRSGVLVLMLAVAAYAVVLSPRQRATALVLGMAGLLLFRAAIPGLLGTVLGAFTDAETDTSISSRTDGIAAVTGMIEKQPILGYGLGTFRPEEYIFLDNQYLMSLVEGGLVLVAGILAWVFLALASARGAARRGDAVAASRAQAVFAGILAIAASGAFFDLFSFAQVTVMLFLLVGVAGALWHDGVATGRPLPSPIARFRAGAAGLGKPVVAAGVATPAAVTPGAAGAAGEVSALGAGRTT
- a CDS encoding glycosyltransferase family 2 protein, with the translated sequence MSAPPPPMSSAPRPTASVVIAAHDEEHVIGRCLRALLTGATPGELEITVVANGCTDRTAQVAAGHPGVRVVEIREANKSRALNVGDRATTAFPRVYLDADLEASPDMVRELCRALRQAPSDETRTPEQVTDDGALPLAVAPRRAVDTRGRPWPVRAYYAVNTRLPTFEGSLFGRGMFALSEQGRARFGEFPDLVSDDMFVDAQFARHEKRQVDSVVMVVPAPLRTRDLTRRLVRVWSGARQLRDAAGTGEVTGEVRGSDRWAWLRDVVVPEPRLVPAGIVYVLLTLGAGALARVRAGQVWERDESTRAAGAAAGSR